The following nucleotide sequence is from Citrus sinensis cultivar Valencia sweet orange chromosome 6, DVS_A1.0, whole genome shotgun sequence.
ACTGTCAAACCAATCTCGAAGAGAACCCGTAAACCGAGTACTGAATTCTCTTAAAACAGATTGGGTTGTTGCATCTAGAGCTAACATCTGGAGATCAATCCAAGCAGACAACTCTTGTAGTCTTTCTCTCCATTTCGTCAGAGAGATATCATCAAAAGTAAACCATGGACCATTGGAAGGTTTGAAAACTTTTGGCTGAGGTGGAATTGACTGAGAAGATTCACCAGTTTCTTGGATTTCTTCATTAGTGTCAACAGGTTCAGTTCTTGGGCCAGAGTCACTGGCACTAGACTGTTCAGTAGGTTCTGCCATGAGGAGTTTGGAAATATcagctagatttgaatcagaagtgTCTGAATTAGACAAATCGGATGACTCAATGGATGATGAATCTGATTGTGAAGGGGAATTTTCAGTAGAGGAATCTAGAGATGGTGAATGGGAAAGTTGTTGAGCAGAATACTGATACATGGGCTATTTTTCTAGAGAAACAATAGTTTGGATTGGTGGTGGTTGAGTAGATTCAGGTAAAGAAGTTGGTGATGGTTCAAATTTAGATGTCTGAGGATTTTGCTAAGGAATGGGTTTTTGAACTGGAGCAGGTTTTGGTGTCTACTTTGGTTTTGGTTGAGGTCGTGGATGTGGAGGAAGCAAAGTATGGGTCATGCCAAAAAGTTTAGAAGGTTCATATGTTCGGGAGGAAAAAGATGGCAAGAAGGGATGATAGGTAGGATTAATTACTGGTAATAGAACAGAACTTGTAAACAGGGTAGGTTGGACCATTTCTGAGCCAATTCTGGCAATTTCAGCTTTCAAAGCTCTTATCTcagctttttatttattaaaatcaggaCTATAGACTCATTAAGCAAGCATAGCCCGAAGTTCAAGTTGAGTAACTTTATTatgaagattttgataaatctGATTTAACTTATCTGAGATAGTATCAACCTTTTTTTCAACCTGGTTGGTTTTGTGTCTAATGTGGTCTACCTTATGATGCAAGGTAGTGAGTGATTGGTTTTGTGCAACAACATTTTGAGTTTGCCAGTTTAAGACTGCCTTAAAGAATGAGGTTCTTCTAAATGGCCAGCAGGAGTTACTGCAGAGGGGACGTATGGTTTCGAGATGAAATTCTTTTGGTATTCTATAGATGTTGGGGAAAACATCATACAGGACTGTATTTTGGGAGTGGGACTAACATGGGTAGTCTCATGGGTTGACTGAAGTCTGCAGTTGAGCAAAGCGGGTTCATGTTTTCGGATCCAGGCAAGACCTTTATCATAGATGGGTAATGGTGCTTAAGAATCAGGCTCAGGTGGATCTTCAGGATGAGCAACATGATAGCGGCAAATCAGATAAATGATCTTTTTAGACTTGCACTTGCGTCTTTTTGGTTCGTCATCATCTTTTTCAATATCTTCCCAACAAAGACAGCTTGCATCACAGTTTCCAGAGGCTGGGACATCCCATAAGAAATGTCCATGGAGTTTTGCTGGGTAGATAGGAAAACCTTGATCATTAAAGGCTTGAATGGGTAGGTTTTCTTGTTCTGTGTGTACAGAagtgatcattgaagaataggtaaaaGATAACCTGGGTGGTTCTGAGGACGAACTGGGTGGTGGTTTGAAAGTAAGACGAACAGTTCCATCTGAATTTTTCTGAAAATGACTTTCAGAAGTTTGTATGGGTTcagaattttgatgaaattgttcaTAATTGGACAACCATTCTAAAGGCATGAGTTTGATCAATTCTTGTTGGGGAATTTGCCTTGGGATTTGAATGATGGTTGGGATCTCTTCAGATTCTGCAAGAATCATAAGAGCTTCGGCAAATCCAAAGCATGATTTTGCAGTCGATAAACAAGCTGATGGTGCAGGGTAGCTATTTTAGCTTAGGTGATTTGTTCAGCTCCTTGAAGCTGGATCTGAACTTTTAAAGTGGTAGCAAGGTTGGAATCAAGAAGTGAAAGATTAAAATGGGATAAAAGGTAAGCAAAGCACTTCCGGCATGGAGGGTGGTTAGGACTGTGCCAGCGATGGCATGCTGATATTGCTTAAACCTGGTGTCAAGTAAATCAATTTTGGCTGTGACAGGTAAGCCTTTTCTCCCATGAAGAGTGAGAATAAGACGAACACCTCCAAGGTGAAGATGTGTATAGCCTTCATGTTTTCATGTAAAGATCAATTCTGAGGGGATCTCaagagtgacatattgttcagTTGTGGTAGCTTGCAAAGCACACTGATCGAGTCGGGATGACTGGATATATTCCTTCGGATGGGGTCGTTTGGTGGAGATCAGGGTTTTGATACTTCTAGTAAAGGACGGTTTTTTAACAAGTAATAGGGACTGATGAGAGGTAAAGAGgattcattgatttgaacAGATTCAGGAACATAGTAGTATTCAacaagattttctattttgctGACTGTTTGTTTAGTACAGGATTTAGGtaaagaaagagtagaagaaagagtaactAGAGAAGACGACAAAGCAGGAGTAGCggaggatgatgatgaagcCATGAGATTAAgattttctattctttaaaGCTTTGATTCCTAGGTGGTTAAACTCTTCTAACCTATACCAACATTTGAGATCTGGCTTTATGTGGATCAGAAAGATATCTAGTATCTGTATATCCAATTAGTGGtgattttgaaacatttaaaCCCATGTCGATCATTCCACAGAGATGCCGAAATACAAGATATATACCTTTCCAATGCCTATGAGTTAGTGTAGAATTACATCTTACTAATAGATAAACTGAAAATGTGAATACCAAGTTGAGTACAATTTGTAAGATATGTGAGTGCACCAATTGCACATAAATATGGTACTTCAAGAATAAGAATTGCTTCAACATCTTCTTTAGGAAGAAATGAATCCTTTTCCACATTAGGTGATCATACTACCATTGGAGTACTTAATGGATGGGCTTCATCCATATAAAAAGGCTTCATCCTTTTCCACTTGGCAAATATTTAATCTGTAACCCTAGACAAAATCTTGCTTTTccctttcatttcaaactcatTTTTCAAACAAGAAACTATTTTTGAAAGCTGTTCAGGAGCTTTAATGAGATTCAAATTATCAACATATACTGCAACATAAGGATAAATTGGATTATTTATATACCTTCCTTCAATAAATACTTGCTTAGGCAATTGTAACATCCATGCAAGAATCGTTCTGGCTTTAAAGGATATTAACTACAaggtttaaatttatttgctaCTTACGTTTTAAATCTTTTaggaattttcatataaaaatctaTGTTGATAGAACTATATAGATAAGCAGTCAATAATgcacaaattaaatctttcaGAGGTTGGGAGACTaaccaaaaattgaaatgtaaTTGCACGAGTAATAGGAAAATACGTTCCCTCATAATCAATGTTaggcctttaaaaaaatacttatgCTACTAATCTTACTTTATATCTCACAATCTCAATTTTcgcatttcaattttatcaaagGCTCACTTATATCCAACAAGTTTGACATCTTCAGGTGTCATCTATGCTTGAGTAGCATCTTTCCATAGTTTGTATATTAGGATcctaattttcatttgtgaCACTAAGAGcaacaataaatgaaaaaatgttACCAATAATTATTCCATTTCGATCCCAAGTTTTTTTCTATACCAATAAAGCcaatttgtaatttcattattttgtattttttataagaaaatgatacTTCTTCAGTTATTgcaaattttcttcttctaggTCAATGTGACTGGTAATATTTaactaatcaattttttttatctgattAGTAGGTAATGACTTTTCTTAAGTGccaatttcattttgtaacttttctcatttttcctctttcgggaaattttgtcttttgaaCCAATTAGAGTCTTCAACATTTCAGATGtgctttattttcattagtttTGTCATGTTGTCTTTCAGGGATCTCAACACATTTTGGGGCATTTTCATAGGTAACTCTATTTTTCTCCTTGAATCAGCGAATGCATCAAGAATTTGTTttgcaatattttgaaattgaatgatCCTTTGAAATTCAAGTTCCAATTCAAGCTCTCAACCAGAGAACCTTTCCCATGAACATTCCTTTTCATTCAGCCTACCAGATCCAAGACtttgcaaagaaattcctttaccAGTATTTCTTCAATGTTCAAAGCAAAAAGCCTTATCATTTTCCTTCCCTCTGTATAGAAAACCTGTTTCTCACAGGACTTATCATCTCTTCCTTAACCATCTGCGAAGATGAATTATGGTATATGTTAATATAGATTCATCGAGaatacgtggcgttgttataccagaacTATAACAGTTAAAACTGTTCTTTGGACCAATAGTCCGCAAGTTCGGGTTTCCAACCGATATACCTCTGAGAtcaaaaaactttaaaacatttttgtctcgggttatataacccaaaacagactttcaAGAGGCAAGTGCAGAGTATACTTccttaagtttcaaaatgaacagatgtaagttttcttcttattttaaaaaattttagagcTTCATTgacagagagaaagagagaaattagAAACTCATGATTATAGAAGGctagagattttattattttttgctcTACTTTTAACAAAGAGAAGCTGAGCTTATATAGGAGGAAAACCAAGGAAAAGGATAGGACAGGGCCCCTATCACTTTTCTAAAAGCAAAGACATAATTACAAGCGACAAGCTTTTGGAAAAGTAAAAGcaataaagacaaattaaagcatgactcatgctttaattattacaaactttGAAAAAGTAAATGGTGCCAAATTGCATGAATCACAGAGATGAGAGATTCATGTAGTCTTCATCAGATGAGCTGTCAgtctcatctttattttttgaaaagaggACTTTGAGTGCTGGGCATGgagtttttggtggatgttgATGATTTGGGTGACAGGGTGGCCAAGGGCAAAATATCTTACGCCAAGAAGAAGATGGGTGTTCTTTGGAGCCGGTTGGTGTGCTAGAACTGGCTTTATTTGTTGGATCGTCTGAGGC
It contains:
- the LOC107178780 gene encoding uncharacterized protein LOC107178780; translated protein: MILAESEEIPTIIQIPRQIPQQELIKLMPLEWLSNYEQFHQNSEPIQTSESHFQKNSDGTVRLTFKPPPSSSSEPPRLSFTYSSMITSVHTEQENLPIQAFNDQGFPIYPAKLHGHFLWDVPASGNCDASCLCWEDIEKDDDEPKRRKCKSKKIIYLICRYHVAHPEDPPEPDS